TCCAGGTCGACGGTGAGGTGATGGCGCTTGGCCTCGATCAGCCGACGCACCTGTTCCAGCGCGTCGGTGATGACCTGCTTGACGTCGAGGTCGGTCTGGTCGAGCGTGACTAGGCCGCGCGTCACGCGCGAGACGTCGAGCAGGTCGTCCACCAGGTCGGTCATGTGGCTGACCTGGCGCGAGATGATCTGGCTGGTGCGCTTGAGCCGTTCGGGCTCGAGCTGCACCGCCTGCATCAGGTCGGCCGCGGCGCGGATCGGCGCCATCGGGTTGCGCAGTTCGTGCGCCAGCATGGCCAAGAACTCGTCCTTCCTGCGGTCGGCCTCGCGCAAGGCTTCTTCGGCGCGCTTGCGTTCGCTGATGTCGACCGAGACCGCCAGCATGCTGTCGACCGGCCCGCCGAGTGCGCTGCGCACCGGACTGACCGTATTGCTGACCCACATGACCGTGCCGTCGGGGCGCACGAAGCGCTTCTCGATCTCGAACGGCGCGCCGGTGGCGGCGGCATGCTCGAACGGCGGGAGGTTGCGCGGCAGGTCGTCCGGATGCGTGTAATCCTGCATGCGCCAGGTCAGCAGCTCTTCGCGCGAGCGCCCGACCATCTGGCAGAAGCGGTCGTTCATGCGCAGCAGCTTGCCGGTCAGGTCGGTTTCGCTGACGCCGGCGCCGGTCTGTGCGAACAGCGATTCGACGTGCGCCTGGCTGTGCTGCAATGCCTGTTCGGTGCGCTTGCGCTCGCTGATGTCGACGAAGGTGCAGACCGCGCCCTGCAGCTGGCCGTCCTGCCACACCGGGCGCACCCGGTATTCGACCGGAAAGCCGCTGCCGTCGAGGCGGAAAAACAGTTCGTCCGGTACGTGCGCGGGCATGCCGGTTTGTGCCGTCTGGTAGATCGGGCAATCGCACACGTCGTAATCGGATCCATCAGGATGGCTGTGATGGATCACGCCATGCAGTTTCTTGCCGATCGCATCTTCCTCGCGCCCGAAGCCGAGCATCTTCAGGAAGGCCGCATTGCACATGACGGTGGCGCCGGTGCGATCGATCGAGTAAAACCTTCTTCGCCGCTG
This genomic stretch from Massilia sp. 9096 harbors:
- a CDS encoding PAS domain S-box protein, with protein sequence MCNAAFLKMLGFGREEDAIGKKLHGVIHHSHPDGSDYDVCDCPIYQTAQTGMPAHVPDELFFRLDGSGFPVEYRVRPVWQDGQLQGAVCTFVDISERKRTEQALQHSQAHVESLFAQTGAGVSETDLTGKLLRMNDRFCQMVGRSREELLTWRMQDYTHPDDLPRNLPPFEHAAATGAPFEIEKRFVRPDGTVMWVSNTVSPVRSALGGPVDSMLAVSVDISERKRAEEALREADRRKDEFLAMLAHELRNPMAPIRAAADLMQAVQLEPERLKRTSQIISRQVSHMTDLVDDLLDVSRVTRGLVTLDQTDLDVKQVITDALEQVRRLIEAKRHHLTVDLDPAPAHVLGDQKRLVQILTNLLNNAVKYTPAGGNLHLTLQTSPQQVRLHVADNGVGIAPSLQAHIFDLFAQAERSPDRAQGGLGIGLALVRSLVELHGGTVRCESAGAGKGSEFVVTLPRTADASLPDAPQRSGDALAASSLPRRILIVDDNNDAAQMLAMVLEVAGHDVTVQNSSVRALDWARGERPDVCVLDIGLPEIDGNALARRLRSQPETAGATLIALTGYGQEQDRLQAMAAGFDHFLVKPVDAAAILALVAAPADAAVRTQM